The Desulfocurvibacter africanus subsp. africanus DSM 2603 genome contains the following window.
GGAGAGGAAGAGAATGCTTGAGCTGAGGCATGTCGATTCGTTTTACGGCAGCATCCAGGCCCTGCGCGACGTGAGCATGCGCGTGGAGCAGGGGGAGATCATCTCGCTTATCGGCGCTAACGGCGCAGGCAAGACAACTACGCTCATGTCCATCTGCGGGGTAGTGCCTCCCCGTAGCGGCGAGATTCTATTCGAAGGCAAGCCGATCCAAGAATTGTCCACGGATCAGATCGTGGCTCTGGGTATTTCCCAGGTACCAGAAGGGAGGCTCATCTTCCCGGGCCTCACGGTCACCGAAAACCTGGACATGGGTGCCTTCCTGCGTCGCGACCGAGCAGGCATCAAACGCGATCAGGAATATATCTACGAACTCTTCCCCATCCTGTCGAGCCGACGCCGCCAGTTCGGCGGGACGCTTTCCGGCGGGGAGCAGCAGATGCTGGCCATTTCGCGCGCCCTTATGGCCCGGCCGCGCCTGCTCCTGCTTGACGAGCCGTCGCTGGGCTTGGCCCCGCTCATCATCCGCCAGATTTTCGAGATCATCGAGAAGATCAACAAGGAGAGCAATACGACCATCTTCCTGGTGGAGCAGAATGCCAACCAGGCCCTCAAGGTCGCACATCGGGGCTACGTCATGGAGAACGGCCGCATCACCATGAGTGACGTAGCGGCGCATCTTCTGGAGAATGAGGACGTGAAGAAAGCTTACCTTGGTCTGTAGCGCGGTCCTCAACTTTTGACATCATTTTGTCCTGCCCTCCGGAATAGTCGGGTTTGGGAATGATCCTGACCATCGAAGCGCTCAACAAGCGTTTTGGCGGGCTCATGGCACTGACCGATGTCAGCCTAGTCGTGGAAGCCGGGACCATTTTCGGCATTATCGGCCCAAACGGCGCGGGCAAAACGACTCTGTTCAACTGTATAGCCGGCGCGATCAAGCCAAGCTCCGGGCGTATCACCCTTCATGGGCTCCAAGCTCAGCGTTGGTTCTCGGGACGCAATAGCGGCGAAGGCTGCAGGATTGACGGCCTTCGCCCCGACCGATTGGCGAGCCTGGGGATTGCCCGCACCTTCCAGAATATTCGGCTCTTCGCAGAATTAAGCGTACTGGATAACGTGCGCGTGGGACGACACGTCCGCTCGCGCCAAGGTTTCTGGGGCGCGGCTTTACGCCTGCCTGTTCAGAGGCGTGAGGAGCGCGAGATCGAAGAGGCCGCCCGTCGCCAACTGGCCTTCGTAGGTCTGGAGGCCAAGACCGAAGTTCCCGCCGGCAGTTTGTCTTATGGGGATCAGCGTAGGCTGGAAATAGCCAGGGCGCTTGCCTGCGAACCGAGACTGCTGCTTCTGGATGAGCCGGCCGCGGGCATGAATCCTCGCGAAACCGCTGGCTTGGTGGAACTTATCGGACAGGTTGCGGACTCGGGGGTGACCGTGGTGCTCATTGAACATGACATGCGCCTGGTCATGAGCCTGTGCCAGCGTCTGGCCGTGCTGGACCACGGAATCAAGATTGCCGACGGTGATCCCCGTGATGTGCGAGAGGATCCCAGGGTCGTGGAGGCCTATCTCGGCCGCTGAGTCGTTCGCACGTCAGCGTCTGCCTTGTCTGGTAACCTTCGACTGGATGGTTGCCAGAAGCCTTCCCAAGGTATATTCTGTGTAGATATTCATTTGATGGGGATGCGACATCCCTCTGCCCAGCACGAGCATAAAAGCAATACATGATCATGGCCGCCATTGTCCCGCGCGGACCTATAGGGAACCGATACCGGCGGCTACGTGAGCCATACCTGAGGGAGGTTTGCATGGACAAGATTAGGGGCCAGGCGCTGACATTCGATGATGTGCTCCTCGTACCCGCCTATTCCGAAGTTACACCGGACTTGGCGGATGTATCGACGCAACTTACGCCCACCATCAGGCTGAACATTCCCATCATCAGCGCCGCCATGGACACGGTCACCGAATCGGGCATGGCCATTGCCATGGCCCGTCAAGGCGGAGTGGGCGTAATCCACAAGAATTTATCCATTGAAGATCATGTGTACGAGATCGGCAAGGTCAAGAAGTCCGAGAGCGGCATGATCCACGACCCCGTGACCATCAGCCCCGAGTTGACCGTGGGGCAGGCTTTGGACCTCATGGGCGAGTACCGCATCTCCGGACTGCCAGTGGTAGAGGGCGACCGACTGGTGGGTATCTTGACCAACCGTGACGTGCGATTCGTGACGGATATGTCCTCCAAGGTCGCGGACGTCATGACCAGCAAGCGGCTCGTCACCGTGCCCGAGGGCACTACGCTCGAAGAAGCCAAGATGCACCTGCATGAGGCGCGCATCGAGAAGCTTCTCGTGGTTGACGAGAATAATAAGCTTAAGGGCCTCATCACCATTAAGGACATTGAGAAAAAGGGCAAATACCCGAATTCATGCAAGGATGAAAAGGGCAGGCTGCGTGTGGGAGGCGCGGTGGGTGTGGGCGCGGACCGCGATCCTCGGGCCGAGGCACTCATCAGGGCCGGTGCCGATTTTTTGGTGCTCGACTCGGCCCATGGCCATTCCAGGAATATTCTTCGCGCCGTGGAGGCGCTCAAATCGCAATTCCCCAATACGCAACTCGTGGCCGGCAATGTGGCGACCTATGAAGGCGCCAAAGCGCTAATCAAGGCCGGAGCCGATACGGTCAAGGTGGGCATCGGCCCAGGCTCCATCTGCACCACGCGCATTGTGGCTGGCGTTGGTGTGCCCCAGGTCACGGCCATTATGGAAGCGGTTCGTGCCTGTCGCGAGTATGACCGCTGCTGCATCGCTGATGGGGGCATCAAATTTTCGGGCGACGTCGTCAAGGCCATTGCCTCGGGCGCGGATACGGTCATGATCGGCAGCCTGTTGGCGGGTACCGAGGAGAGTCCGGGCGAAACCATCCTCTATCAGGGTCGCACCTACAAGATCTATCGGGGCATGGGCTCCATCGACGCCATGCGCGAAGGCAGCAAGGACCGCTACTTCCAAGAGAAAGCCTCCAAGTTCGTGCCCGAGGGCATCGTGGGTCGCGTACCCTATAAGGGCCCGCTAGCCGAGAACATCTACCAGATGGTAGGCGGTCTCAAGTCGGGCATGGGTTATTGTGGCTGCGCCACCATAGCCGACCTTAGGGAAAAAACGAGTTTCATCCAAATATCCGCAGCGGGGCTGCGTGAGAGTCACGTGCATGACGTGATTATCACCAAGGAATCGCCCAACTATAACATGGACAAGCCGTAAGCCACGTCCTCGACAGGAAAGCTTTTTTTTACTAATGGCCTGAAGGCGTCAGGCAAGGAAACTCGCGGCTGGCAATGCGCAGACCAGAGTGACGCGCCGGAAACGATGCCGAGGAGATAGCATGGATAAGGTCGTAATACTGGACTACGGTTCGCAGTACACTCAGCTCATCGCCCGTAGAGTGCGCGAGGCGGGCGTCTATTCGGAAATTCACCCCTGCACCATCCCTGCGGCCGAACTCAAGGCGCTGAAGCCTGCCGCTTTGATACTTTCCGGAGGCCCGGCCAGCGTGCTTGCTCCAGAGTCGCCAGGCCTGGATGCCAGTATCCTGGATTGGGGCTTGCCGGTGCTTGGCATCTGTTATGGCATGCAGCTTCTGGCCCATTACCTCGGCGGAAAGGTTCATGCGGCCAAGGATCGCGAGTATGGCCGCGCCGATCTCGAGGTAGTGAGCCCTTGCTCTTTGTTCGAAGGTTTGTCCGGCACGGCCGGCAAGCACAAGGTCTGGATGTCACATGGCGACCATGTGGACACTCCGCCGCAAGGATTCGAGATCCTGGCGCGTACCGGGTCGCTCAAGGTTGCGGCAATGGCCGATGCCAGCAGGCGCCTGTACGCAATCCAGTTCCATCCCGAGGTGGCCCACACCGATGATGGCGACCTTGTCCTGCGCAATTTCCTGTTCAAGATCGCCGGCCTCAAGCCGGGTTGGTCAATGGCTTCCTTCGTGGAGTCCACGATCAAGGATCTGCGCGATACGCTTGGTGACGACCATGTGGTCTGCGGCTTGTCGGGAGGCATCGATTCCACGGTGGTCGCAGTGCTCCTGCACAAGGCCATCGGTAAGCGGCTGCACTGTATTTTCGTGGATAATGGGCTCCTGCGCATCAATGAGCGCGAGGAGGTCATCGACTTTCTCACTGAGTCTTTCGACCTGAACCTTAAGTACGTGGAGGCCCAGGAGCTATTCCTCTCCCCTCTTGAGGGCGTCACCGACCCCGAGCGCAAGCGGAAAATCATCGGTCATAACTTCATCGAGGTTTTCGACGCCGAGGCGCACAAGCTGCAGGGCGTAAAATGGCTCGCTCAGGGCACGCTCTACCCGGATGTCATCGAGTCCATATCCTTCAAGGGACCTTCGGCGGTCATCAAAAGCCACCATAACGTGGGCGGCCTGCCTGAGAAGATGAACCTAAAGCTCGTGGAGCCCTTGCGTGAACTGTTCAAGGACGAAGTGCGCAAGGTCGCCTACGAGTTGGGGCTGCCTGACAACATCATCTGGCGCCATCCCTTCCCTGGCCCTGGATTGGCCATCCGCGTCATAGGCGAAATCACCCGCGAACGTCTGGAAATCCTGCGCCAGGCGGACAAGATCGTGCAGCACGAGCTGCAAGCTTCAGGCTGGTACAGAAAGGTTTGGCAGGGCTTCGCAGTGCTCCTGCCGCTCAAGACCGTGGGCGTCATGGGTGACGAGCGTTCCTACGAGAGCGTCATCGCCTTGCGCATCGTGGACAGCCTGGACGCCATGACCGCGGATTGGACGCGAGTGCCCTCGGAGATACTGGCGCGCATGTCCAATCGTATTATCAACGAGGTAAAGGGCGTCAACCGTGTGGTACTGGATATCTCCTCCAAGCCGCCCAGCACCATAGAGTGGGAATAGCAGTCCCGGCGGAGTAGAGGAACAACCGCAGACGACGGCTGGGAATGAGTCCTGGCCGTCCATGGATGTGAGACTATGTTCGGCATTGGAACCACCGAGCTGCTGATCATTATTCTCGTGGCGCTCGTCGTACTCGGCCCGAGCAAGTTGCCCGAGATCATGAAGACCGTGGGCAAAGGTTTTGCGGAATTCAAGCGCTTAAGCACGGACGTCAAATCGACCTTGGACGCCGAAGTCTCGCGTGCTGAGCGCGAT
Protein-coding sequences here:
- a CDS encoding ABC transporter ATP-binding protein yields the protein MLELRHVDSFYGSIQALRDVSMRVEQGEIISLIGANGAGKTTTLMSICGVVPPRSGEILFEGKPIQELSTDQIVALGISQVPEGRLIFPGLTVTENLDMGAFLRRDRAGIKRDQEYIYELFPILSSRRRQFGGTLSGGEQQMLAISRALMARPRLLLLDEPSLGLAPLIIRQIFEIIEKINKESNTTIFLVEQNANQALKVAHRGYVMENGRITMSDVAAHLLENEDVKKAYLGL
- a CDS encoding ABC transporter ATP-binding protein encodes the protein MILTIEALNKRFGGLMALTDVSLVVEAGTIFGIIGPNGAGKTTLFNCIAGAIKPSSGRITLHGLQAQRWFSGRNSGEGCRIDGLRPDRLASLGIARTFQNIRLFAELSVLDNVRVGRHVRSRQGFWGAALRLPVQRREEREIEEAARRQLAFVGLEAKTEVPAGSLSYGDQRRLEIARALACEPRLLLLDEPAAGMNPRETAGLVELIGQVADSGVTVVLIEHDMRLVMSLCQRLAVLDHGIKIADGDPRDVREDPRVVEAYLGR
- the guaB gene encoding IMP dehydrogenase — protein: MDKIRGQALTFDDVLLVPAYSEVTPDLADVSTQLTPTIRLNIPIISAAMDTVTESGMAIAMARQGGVGVIHKNLSIEDHVYEIGKVKKSESGMIHDPVTISPELTVGQALDLMGEYRISGLPVVEGDRLVGILTNRDVRFVTDMSSKVADVMTSKRLVTVPEGTTLEEAKMHLHEARIEKLLVVDENNKLKGLITIKDIEKKGKYPNSCKDEKGRLRVGGAVGVGADRDPRAEALIRAGADFLVLDSAHGHSRNILRAVEALKSQFPNTQLVAGNVATYEGAKALIKAGADTVKVGIGPGSICTTRIVAGVGVPQVTAIMEAVRACREYDRCCIADGGIKFSGDVVKAIASGADTVMIGSLLAGTEESPGETILYQGRTYKIYRGMGSIDAMREGSKDRYFQEKASKFVPEGIVGRVPYKGPLAENIYQMVGGLKSGMGYCGCATIADLREKTSFIQISAAGLRESHVHDVIITKESPNYNMDKP
- the guaA gene encoding glutamine-hydrolyzing GMP synthase, whose protein sequence is MDKVVILDYGSQYTQLIARRVREAGVYSEIHPCTIPAAELKALKPAALILSGGPASVLAPESPGLDASILDWGLPVLGICYGMQLLAHYLGGKVHAAKDREYGRADLEVVSPCSLFEGLSGTAGKHKVWMSHGDHVDTPPQGFEILARTGSLKVAAMADASRRLYAIQFHPEVAHTDDGDLVLRNFLFKIAGLKPGWSMASFVESTIKDLRDTLGDDHVVCGLSGGIDSTVVAVLLHKAIGKRLHCIFVDNGLLRINEREEVIDFLTESFDLNLKYVEAQELFLSPLEGVTDPERKRKIIGHNFIEVFDAEAHKLQGVKWLAQGTLYPDVIESISFKGPSAVIKSHHNVGGLPEKMNLKLVEPLRELFKDEVRKVAYELGLPDNIIWRHPFPGPGLAIRVIGEITRERLEILRQADKIVQHELQASGWYRKVWQGFAVLLPLKTVGVMGDERSYESVIALRIVDSLDAMTADWTRVPSEILARMSNRIINEVKGVNRVVLDISSKPPSTIEWE